The following are encoded together in the Planctobacterium marinum genome:
- a CDS encoding DUF1501 domain-containing protein → MKRRQFVKGLLTATASAGMLTDNPISLSFRKAMAAEGKSVVVIFQRGGCDGLNVVVPYSEPNYYNIRPTIAIPAPDSGLANAALDLNGVFGLDNNMTGLHQIWQEGNLAIMPTTHYNDASRSHFDSQHYIESARPGVRNGQQASDDGWLNRHMQSQFLPSSFRAVSMGRGGIAQSLVGSADAKTIGSLADFSIGVADDEQAMLLQRIDQIYQQPASAMTNHQLLQRFGSSLVSDLNIIGDIRNQEYIPDNGVTYPNSGLARDLQQVAQLLKAGVGLEIATVSVGGWDTHADQAMLLPPNLGRFSEAITAFYQDMGSMMSDVVILTATEFGRTSHENGSHGTDHGHASCWFAMGGGISGGIYGDWPGLEDDQLNRGRYLEHTLDCHDIYGDILVNHMLNNDLATVLPGHSYSPVGLF, encoded by the coding sequence ATGAAACGTCGTCAATTTGTAAAAGGGTTACTGACTGCCACTGCTTCTGCCGGCATGTTAACCGATAACCCCATTTCGCTGTCGTTCCGCAAGGCTATGGCAGCGGAGGGAAAATCTGTGGTGGTGATATTTCAGCGCGGAGGTTGCGATGGCCTGAATGTGGTGGTGCCCTACTCTGAGCCCAATTACTACAACATTCGCCCCACCATCGCCATTCCTGCACCGGATTCGGGCTTGGCTAACGCCGCATTGGACCTGAATGGTGTATTCGGTCTGGATAATAATATGACGGGGTTACATCAAATCTGGCAAGAAGGTAATCTGGCTATTATGCCTACCACCCACTACAACGATGCCTCTCGCTCACATTTTGATAGCCAGCATTACATTGAAAGTGCCCGCCCTGGAGTGCGAAACGGGCAACAAGCCAGTGATGATGGTTGGCTTAACCGTCACATGCAATCGCAATTCTTACCCTCTTCGTTTCGAGCGGTAAGCATGGGGCGTGGCGGTATTGCGCAATCTTTGGTGGGCTCTGCCGATGCTAAAACCATTGGTAGCCTTGCCGATTTCAGCATAGGCGTGGCTGATGACGAACAAGCCATGTTGTTGCAGCGCATTGATCAGATTTACCAACAACCTGCCAGTGCCATGACAAATCACCAGTTATTGCAGCGTTTTGGCAGCTCTTTGGTATCGGATCTCAACATCATTGGCGATATTCGCAATCAGGAATATATCCCAGACAATGGTGTTACTTATCCCAACAGTGGCCTGGCAAGAGACTTACAGCAAGTGGCGCAATTGTTAAAGGCCGGAGTGGGATTAGAAATTGCCACAGTAAGTGTTGGCGGTTGGGACACGCATGCGGATCAGGCCATGCTATTACCCCCCAACCTGGGACGTTTTAGTGAAGCCATCACCGCATTTTATCAAGATATGGGCAGTATGATGAGCGATGTAGTGATACTTACTGCCACCGAGTTTGGCAGAACATCACACGAGAATGGCAGCCATGGCACCGACCACGGCCATGCTTCCTGCTGGTTTGCCATGGGCGGTGGTATTAGTGGTGGGATATACGGTGACTGGCCGGGCCTTGAAGATGATCAACTGAATCGCGGCCGGTACCTGGAGCACACCCTGGATTGTCATGATATCTATGGTGATATTCTGGTAAACCACATGCTTAACAATGATCTGGCCACGGTCTTACCCGGCCATAGCTATTCGCCAGTGGGATTGTTCTAA